A genomic stretch from Xiphophorus maculatus strain JP 163 A chromosome 16, X_maculatus-5.0-male, whole genome shotgun sequence includes:
- the LOC102236388 gene encoding ankyrin repeat and SOCS box protein 16-like isoform X1: MSKDTFPFSSTSLRSLRLEQEVQDWEDERRALAHRRAMIRPPLPRAPRLPPRQQRLQEVRAPPPQIRCRDTSIHNTFMCGDIKGVYAVLKDPAMVNALMETVHEEMVWAPEMGMWTLSSKVKQTSALRLAASRGHTACVEELLFRGAEVNANPGGNTALHDACIGGHPVCVQLLLSHGADPEVLAADGSAPLHLCTSAQSFHCAELLLEGGADINVRSRESRLTPLHVAAQRGLEEHVQLFLSHGADVLATNREGETPLNAACSGAERPSEAGRYLRVSQKLLDAGANPQTAGRKQHTPLHNACANCCCRIVDVLLQHGAKADVENCAGYTPMDCLLQVVEDYPTQQSEAIARSLLNYGAKPVSPKMLKQLALYPDVLGVMLNSYTSIPPCDWSDSLPPDTLSQEHLLFLRSLRQRSTQPRSLQHLCRCAVRQHLGARCHSAVCELNLPGSVREYLLLCDNKTLQ, encoded by the exons ATGTCCAAGGACACATTTCCATTCTCCTCTACCTCACTACGCTCTCTCAGACTGGAGCAGGAGGTCCAGGACTGGGAGGATGAACGGCGAGCTTTGGCTCATAGGAGAGCCATGATCCGGCCTCCGCTGCCTCGGGCCCCCCGACTCCCTCCCAGGCAGCAGCGGCTCCAAGAGGTCAGAGCCCCTCCACCCCAGATCCGCTGCAGAGACACCAGCATCCACAACACCTTCATGTGCGGAGACATAAAGGGAGTCTACGCTGTGCTGAAAGACCCTGCAATGGTCAACGCCCTGATGGAGACGGTGCATGAGGAGATGGTGTGGGCTCCAGAAATGG GCATGTGGACGCTGAGCTCCAAGGTGAAACAAACATCGGCCTTACGCCTGGCTGCCAGCCGGGGTCACACGGCGTGtgtggaggagctgctgttTCGTGGTGCTGAGGTGAACGCCAACCCTGGAGGCAACACGGCACTCCACGACGCCTGCATAGGCGGCCACCCTGTCTGCgtccagctgctgctctccCATGGAGCAGATCCTGAAGTGCTGGCAGCAGATGGCAGTGCTCCTCTTCACCTCTGTACCTCTGCCCAGTCATTCCA CTGTGCTGAGCTGCTTTTAGAAGGAGGCGCAGACATCAACGTGCGGAGCCGGGAGTCGAGGCTCACCCCTCTGCATGTGGCTGCTCAGCGAGGCCTGGAGGAGCACGTCCAGCTCTTCCTCAGCCACGGCGCCGATGTTTTAGCCACCAATCGAGAGGGGGAGACCCCCCTGAATGCTGCTTGCTCTGGAGCCGAGAGGCCGTCCGAAGCTGGGAGATACCTCCGTGTGAGCCAGAAGCTGCTGGATGCAGGAGCTAATCCCCAAACTGCAGGCAGGAAGCAACACACCCCGCTGCATAACGCCTGCgcaaactgctgctgcaggatTGTAGACGTCCTCCTGCAGCATGGAGCGAAGGCTGATGTTGAGAACTGTGCAGGATACACACCAATGGACTGTCTGCTGCAG gttGTGGAAGATTACCCAACTCAGCAATCTGAAGCTATAGCACGATCCCTTCTGAACTATGGAGCAAAACCTGTTTCACCAAAG ATGCTGAAACAGCTGGCCTTGTATCCTGATGTTCTGGGCGTGATGCTGAACTCGTATACATCCATCCCGCCCTGTGATTGGTCAGACTCCCTGCCTCCTGACACG CTTTCCCAGGAGCACCTGTTGTTTCTCCGCTCGCTGCGTCAGAGGAGCACTCAGCCTCGATCCTTGCAGCATCTCTGCCGTTGTGCTGTGCGTCAGCATTTAGGAGCCCGCTGTCACTCAGCTGTATGTGAGCTGAACCTTCCTGGCTCTGTGAGGGAATATCTGCTACTGTGTGACAACAAGACACTCCAATAA
- the c16h17orf53 gene encoding uncharacterized protein C17orf53 homolog — protein sequence MTCKLRGLFSLDEDFDDEDVLGTDWSPCSVAGPSKAAAALSSCSLRASSVSHRDQEETCHQPTGEKLAELCNGAVSGSAMHSGAAQTVAQGLRQMSSNTACTAQDDFDDWDVDLADLDECDSQTRQLPTAAAAEPPSSVKTLRPSTYVTIQMPPPRSLRDTSSYCSSIAAPQSLSSAHLQPPSTSLTSFPAAPPQTPSSFSRIPAVSPAPSSFSRTPAVSPAPSSFSRIPAVSPAPSNFSRTPAVSLAPSSFSRTPSHPQQLQKPWMTPQAASQARSLFNTVSPGPPASVNSSALSPHPLHTPVLTNRLVQLVSASSKLPRKRQRSEAHQPQTRRFPGPAGLLPQQPQGRNLDEIVVSVPNTPSHGAVARLPSQCSSSQSEEEEFSGCAWAAMKAEMGLDERNPSCFLHTYSVVMVLRKAALKQLPRNKVPNMAVLLKSIIHTNADAKAVFKDPTGEIQGTVHRRLLEERCEELKAGAVLLLKQVGVFSPSHRNHYLNVTPNNLLRIYSPAGVCLSTQLPPFVLEPTVSSPTPAPGVSRDPVSRMQLEFDEEDDEGKKDKGRAEGGEAPQVQRLSQGNTSVNGSRNPAQQEQVWDEDDDLDELLGEIQEDAYSF from the exons ATG ACCTGCAAACTGAGAGGCCTGTTCAGCCTGGACGAGGACTTTGATGATGAG GATGTGCTGGGGACAGACTGGAGCCCCTGCTCGGTGGCAGGGCCATCCAAAGCGGCAGCTGCCTTGTCATCCTGCAGCCTGCGGGCTTCTTCTGTTTCTCACAGAGACCAGGAGGAAACGTGCCATCAGCCAACGGGAGAGAAACTGGCTGAACTGTGCAATGGCGCGGTGTCAGGGAGCGCCATGCACAGTGGTGCTGCACAAACTGTTGCTCAGGGGTTGAGGCAGATGTCCTCTAACACAGCCTGCACAGCTCAGGATGATTTTGATGACTGGGACGTTGACCTGGCAGACCTGGATGAATGTGACAGCCAAACAAGGCAACTTCCTacggctgcagcagctgagccTCCGTCTTCAGTGAAAACACTGAGACCTTCTACTTATGTCACAATCCAAATGCCTCCTCCTCGGAGCCTGCGGGACACTTCTAGCTACTGTAGTTCTATTGCAGCTCCACAGAGTCTTTCTTCTGCACATCTGCAGCCTCCGAGTACCAGTCTTACTTCAttccctgcagctcctccacagacTCCTAGCAGCTTTTCCAGGATTCCTGCCGTTTCCCCGGCACCCAGCAGCTTTTCCAGGACTCCTGCCGTTTCCCCGGCACCCAGCAGCTTTTCCAGGATTCCTGCCGTTTCCCCAGCACCCAGCAACTTTTCCAGGACTCCTGCCGTTTCCCTGGCACCCAGCAGCTTTTCCAGGACTCCCAGCCATCCTCAGCAGCTACAGAAGCCGTGGATGACTCCACAAGCCGCCTCTCAGGCTCGGAGTCTCTTTAATACGGTCTCCCCGGGACCTCCCGCCTCTGTGAACTCCTCTGCCTTGAGTCCACATCCTCTGCACACACCGGTCCTCACCAACCGCCTGGTCCAGCTGGTGTCTGCGTCCAGCAAGCTTCCCAGGAAGAGGCAGCGCTCCGAGGCGCACCAGCCCCAAACGAGACGCTTCCCTGGTCCTGCAGgactgctgcctcagcag CCTCAGGGGCGGAATCTGGACGAGATCGTGGTTTCCGTTCCCAACACTCCTTCTCATGGGGCTGTGGCTCGACTGCCGAGTCAG TGTTCCAGCTCACAgtctgaggaagaggagttcAGCGGCTGCGCCTGGGCGGCGATGAAGGCTGAGATGGGACTGGATGAGAGGAATCCGTCGTGCTTCCTGCACACCTACAGCGTCGTCATGGTGCTCCGAAAG GCTGCTCTAAAACAGCTACCCAGAAACAAAGTGCCCAACATGGCCGTCCTGCTGAAGAGCATCATCCACACGAACGCCGACGCTAAGGCTGTTTTTAAAGACCCAACAG GGGAGATTCAGGGAACGGTGCATCGGCGTCTCTTAGAAGAAAGATGTGAGGAGTTAAAAGCCGGAGCTGTGCTGCTCCTCAAGCAG GTGGGTGTTTTTTCTCCATCCCATCGCAACCACTACCTGAATGTGACGCCCAACAACCTGCTGCGGATCTACTCTCCTGCTGGGGTCTGTCTGTCCACTCAGCTCCCTCCGTTTGTCTTG GAGCCAACGGTGTCGTCACCGACCCCGGCTCCAGGCGTCTCTCGGGACCCGGTGTCTCGGATGCAGCTGGAGTTTGACGAAGAGGATGACGAAGGGAAAAAGGACAAAGGACGCGCAGAGGGAGGCGAGGCCCCTCAAGTGCAAAGGCTCAGTCAGGGGAACACATCGGTTAACGGCAGCAGGAATCCAGCACAACAGGAACAAGTCTGGGACGAAG ATGACGACCTGGACGAACTGCTGGGAGAGATACAGGAGGACGCCTACAGCTTTTGA
- the tmub2 gene encoding transmembrane and ubiquitin-like domain-containing protein 2, whose product MAVCALTMLEGVEEEVVATGGALLLALALILAWLSTHVTDRGDHILGTILTVGAHASLIGLGAHDNYSGGPNGADAPEQQAAQPAQENKPDDGEPANERGEGDAEAAEDVWTDLRLDIRSKQPQAGALHSSDGEEDEADENDDEEEELKGVDRHPVKALLSLRTTVPCASTTTSISVRLKFLNDTEEVAVVEPEDTVGILKSKCFSGREHQVKLIYRGQLLQDPKKTLFSLNITDNSVIHCHISQAVQGPNPEEGSQPGAGAGPVASGGFRSASVAISTSSLVVPVFVVILAVVWYFRINYRQFFTAPATISLVGVTVFFSFLIFGMHSR is encoded by the exons ATGGCGGTGTGTGCACTGACCATGCTGGagggggtggaggaggaggtggtggccACGGGCGGCGCTCTGCTCCTCGCCCTGGCCCTCATCTTAGCCTGGCTTTCGACTCACGTCACAGATCGGGGAGACCACATCCTGGGCACCATCCTCACCGTGGGCGCTCATGCCTCACTAATAGGACTGGGAGCCCACGATAACTACAGCGGGGGGCCCAACGGCGCCGACGCCCCCGAGCAGCAGGCCGCCCAACCTGCACAGGAGAACAAGCCGGACGACGGGGAGCCTGCGAACGAGAGGGGAGAGGGTGATGCGGAGGCAGCCGAGGACGTCTGGACGGACCTGCGGCTGGACATACGGAGCAAACAGCCTCAGGCCGGAGCGCTGCACTCCTCTGACGGAGAGGAGGACGAAGCTGACGAGAATGAcgatgaggaagaggagttaAAAGGGGTAGACAGACATCCAGTGAAGGCCCTTCTGAGTCTGAGAACCACCGTCCCGTGTGCTTCCACCACCACTTCTATCTCCGTCCGACTCAAATTTTTAAACGACACAGAGGAGGTTGCCGTTGTAGAACCAGAAGATACAGTGGGAATACTGAAAAG caaatgtttttcaggaCGGGAGCATCAGGTGAAACTAATCTACCGAGGCCAGTTGCTGCAGGATCCCAAGAAGACACTGTTCTCCTTAAACATCACCGACAACAGCGTGATCCACTGCCACATCTCCCAGGCCGTGCAAGGACCGAACCCGGAGGAAGGGTCCCAGCCTGGGGCGGGGGCCGGCCCCGTGGCGTCTGGAGGATTCAGGTCAGCCAGCGTGGCCATCAGCACCAGCAGCCTGGTGGTGCCCGTATTCGTGGTGATCCTGGCTGTGGTCTGGTACTTCCGCATCAACTACAGGCAGTTCTTCACAGCCCCGGCGACCATCTCCCTGGTGGGAGTCACTGTGTTTTTTAGCTTTCTGATATTCGGAATGCACAGCCGCTGA
- the LOC102236388 gene encoding ankyrin repeat and SOCS box protein 16-like isoform X2 → MIRPPLPRAPRLPPRQQRLQEVRAPPPQIRCRDTSIHNTFMCGDIKGVYAVLKDPAMVNALMETVHEEMVWAPEMGMWTLSSKVKQTSALRLAASRGHTACVEELLFRGAEVNANPGGNTALHDACIGGHPVCVQLLLSHGADPEVLAADGSAPLHLCTSAQSFHCAELLLEGGADINVRSRESRLTPLHVAAQRGLEEHVQLFLSHGADVLATNREGETPLNAACSGAERPSEAGRYLRVSQKLLDAGANPQTAGRKQHTPLHNACANCCCRIVDVLLQHGAKADVENCAGYTPMDCLLQVVEDYPTQQSEAIARSLLNYGAKPVSPKMLKQLALYPDVLGVMLNSYTSIPPCDWSDSLPPDTLSQEHLLFLRSLRQRSTQPRSLQHLCRCAVRQHLGARCHSAVCELNLPGSVREYLLLCDNKTLQ, encoded by the exons ATGATCCGGCCTCCGCTGCCTCGGGCCCCCCGACTCCCTCCCAGGCAGCAGCGGCTCCAAGAGGTCAGAGCCCCTCCACCCCAGATCCGCTGCAGAGACACCAGCATCCACAACACCTTCATGTGCGGAGACATAAAGGGAGTCTACGCTGTGCTGAAAGACCCTGCAATGGTCAACGCCCTGATGGAGACGGTGCATGAGGAGATGGTGTGGGCTCCAGAAATGG GCATGTGGACGCTGAGCTCCAAGGTGAAACAAACATCGGCCTTACGCCTGGCTGCCAGCCGGGGTCACACGGCGTGtgtggaggagctgctgttTCGTGGTGCTGAGGTGAACGCCAACCCTGGAGGCAACACGGCACTCCACGACGCCTGCATAGGCGGCCACCCTGTCTGCgtccagctgctgctctccCATGGAGCAGATCCTGAAGTGCTGGCAGCAGATGGCAGTGCTCCTCTTCACCTCTGTACCTCTGCCCAGTCATTCCA CTGTGCTGAGCTGCTTTTAGAAGGAGGCGCAGACATCAACGTGCGGAGCCGGGAGTCGAGGCTCACCCCTCTGCATGTGGCTGCTCAGCGAGGCCTGGAGGAGCACGTCCAGCTCTTCCTCAGCCACGGCGCCGATGTTTTAGCCACCAATCGAGAGGGGGAGACCCCCCTGAATGCTGCTTGCTCTGGAGCCGAGAGGCCGTCCGAAGCTGGGAGATACCTCCGTGTGAGCCAGAAGCTGCTGGATGCAGGAGCTAATCCCCAAACTGCAGGCAGGAAGCAACACACCCCGCTGCATAACGCCTGCgcaaactgctgctgcaggatTGTAGACGTCCTCCTGCAGCATGGAGCGAAGGCTGATGTTGAGAACTGTGCAGGATACACACCAATGGACTGTCTGCTGCAG gttGTGGAAGATTACCCAACTCAGCAATCTGAAGCTATAGCACGATCCCTTCTGAACTATGGAGCAAAACCTGTTTCACCAAAG ATGCTGAAACAGCTGGCCTTGTATCCTGATGTTCTGGGCGTGATGCTGAACTCGTATACATCCATCCCGCCCTGTGATTGGTCAGACTCCCTGCCTCCTGACACG CTTTCCCAGGAGCACCTGTTGTTTCTCCGCTCGCTGCGTCAGAGGAGCACTCAGCCTCGATCCTTGCAGCATCTCTGCCGTTGTGCTGTGCGTCAGCATTTAGGAGCCCGCTGTCACTCAGCTGTATGTGAGCTGAACCTTCCTGGCTCTGTGAGGGAATATCTGCTACTGTGTGACAACAAGACACTCCAATAA